From Neospora caninum Liverpool complete genome, chromosome VIII, a single genomic window includes:
- a CDS encoding SSU ribosomal protein S3P, related, which yields MASTGNTCKKRKFVKDGVFQAELNEFLSCTLSEDGYSGVEVRVTPIRTEIIIRATRTREVLGDKGRRIRELTSVVQKRFGFAPDSVELFAERVENRGLCAMAQAESLRYKLLKGLAVRRACYGVLRHIMESGAKGCEVVVSGKLRAQRAKSMKFKDGYLISTGEPSKMFVDQAIRSVQLRQGVLGVRVKIMLPHDPEGKRGPATPLPDTIIVMDPKPEIPVVQPEEMDEGALGPM from the exons ATGGCGTCGACTGGCAAC ACTtgcaagaagagaaagttCGTGAAGGATGGTGTCTTCCAGGCGGAGCTGAATGAGTTCCTGTCCTGCACATTGTCCGAGGATGGATACTCAGGAGTGGAAGTCCGCGTTACTCCCATCCGCACAGAGATCATCATCCGCGCCACCAGGACGAGGGAAGTGCTCGGTGACAAGGGAAGGCGTATCCGTGAATTGACGTCGGTCGTTCAGAAGCGATTCGGCTTCGCGCCTGACTCTGTAGAGCTCTTCGCCGAGCGCGTGGAGAACCGTGGGCTGTGCGCCATGGCACAGGCAGAATCGTTGCGGTATAAGCTCCTCAAGGGCCTTGCAGTCAGGCGCGCGTGCTATGGTGTCCTCCGCCACATCATGGAGTCCGGAGCAAAAG GTTGTGAAGTTGTTGTTTCCGGTAAACTTCGCGCGCAGCGCGCCAAGAGCATGAAGTTCAAGGATGGTTACCTGATCTCTACGGGAGAGCCGTCGAAGATGTTCGTCGACCAAGCAATCCGCTCGGTGCAACTTCGACAG GGCGTTCTTGGCGTTAGAGTCAAGATCATGCTGCCGCATGACCCTGAGGGCAAACGGGGCCCGGCCACGCCGCTGCCGGATACGATTATCGTGATGGACCCCAAGCCAGAGATCCCCGTTGTGCAGCCTGAGGAAATGGACGAAGGAGCGCTCGGTCCAATGTAA
- a CDS encoding endonuclease/exonuclease/phosphatase domain-containing protein, producing MIFVAYLLCLLFISRPAVEGGLPAPARTTSSPVSTLNPASFPQAKGRGNKRRGVSSASDMFLFFSTPRTRKTGKPNSISTPSLFCACAQLDRPTKRHSLRSEVAVSPPSSPQRRTLEKLHFISHFFTSSQRQGGLLQATGRSFVLPRGVGSVHVRGCSCVVERIARPCCVSGNWATEIALPRVLRCRANPPSRSFSSALYSLAALRPSCSSLPSSVHSRRVNDMAPLGGEGREGDRREPAKGKEAGAPSESTAEMRTEAANAESQSTQRNFVDELSEIRRLRAAKYREHKQHSEPATSASSSRPPSSFSTSSSRPPSFSSSSSAPVSFSSARRDCTASPCANEGARGSRETSAVSMRPTSVPDTPPGRSQEPFRGDRKLDDAVYLQGRSGRRERCSLREIQEEEEERARFSALACSLARAAREGDRREETGGRRPFEGPGRRLGEEQRERPGSRERSAGAPLGSLLRKRGREETRTPGDLAADKETRAEKALRPTARGPEGARERERTQKQETVKREKSAERNPAEAVETQEGNELPIWSSQFDVLTWNLDGLDEAALRVRTSAVISTVRALRPAVVMFQEVVAASLHLLSSHLAPLYHIYTPSSSLGDAASSLLYEMERAQQHALAAPSSGPSAPPLGCPYFCVLMLCKEQMLPLDVEQGALTEWFPGSQMGRHLLGIVAAPMSWPDDRLLFLTSHLESIKEYRDERLRQFRRCMQVVTRSFAHVCEEEGCTEGEAAGGGTRGERTERKARKSGDDGEDPPTALHPAFAAVFGGDTNLRDSELAEAEGDLARGRREKLSGARPKTESQEKQGAGRTSANSGSGRRLGEDEKGATPTVPRSVRDVWEVLGRPDECRYTWDMLRNDNKQMKWRPRLRFDRFYWWSPRPRSSTLQVRVATEGQRGKPGISPGAVTRSDSEVRASSSSSASLHRCERAKDEASHASSRAAEGKGPLTWAPQALRLVGVNRLPMCGRFPSDHFGLLARFRRGTVTDLR from the exons ATGATCTTTGTTGCGTatcttctttgtcttctcttcatctcccgTCCCGCTGTAGAGGGTGGCCTGCCTGCACCCGCGAGAACCACGTCTTCACCTGTGTCGACTCTCAATCCTGCTTCGTTTCCACaggcgaagggaagaggtaacaaacggagaggcgtttcctctgcttcagacatgttccttttcttctcgacaCCGAGAACTCGAAAGACGGGTAAACCCAATTCTATTTCCACTCCTTCACTCTTCTGTGCCTGTGCGCAGTTAGACAgaccgacgaagaggcaTTCTCTTCGTTCTGAGGTGgccgtttctcctccctcctctccacaGCGAAGAACTCTTGAGAAACTGCATTTCATTTCACACTTCTTCACCTCTTCACAGAGGCAAGGAGGGCTTCTGCAGGCGACTGGCCGTTCCTTTGTCTTGCCTCGGGGGGTGGGAAGTGTGCACGTCCGTGGCTGTTCCTGTGTCGTGGAGCGCATTGCTCGTCCATGTTGCGTCTCAGGAAACTGGGCAACAGAAATCGCCTTGCCTCGTGTCCTACGTTGTAGAGCAAACCCGCCCtcccgttctttctcctctgcgttGTATTCCCTCGCGGCGCTCCGTCCTTCGTGCTCTTCGTTACCGTCTTCTGTTCACTCGAGGCGCGTGAACGACATGGCGCCGCTAGGCGGGGAAGGTCGAGAGGGCGACAGGAGGGAACCggcgaaggggaaagaggcaggcgcgcccTCTGAGTCGACGGCAGAAATGCGAACGGAAGCAGCAAATGCCGAGTCGCAGAGCACGCAACGAAACTTTGTCGACGAACTCTCGGAGATCCGTCGTCTACGCGCTGCCAAATACAGAGAACATAAACAACACAGCGAACCTGCcacgtctgcctcttcttcccgacctccctcgtctttctctacctcttcttcccgacctccctcgttttcctcttcctcttctgcgcccgtttcgttctcttccgcgcgccGTGACTGCACCGCGTCTCCTTGCGCGAACGAAGGAGCTCgggggagcagagagacttCGGCTGTCTCCATGCGCCCCACTTCGGTCCCAGATACGCCCCCTGGACGGTCGCAGGAGCCTTTCAGAGGCGACAGGAAGTTGGACGACGCAGTGTATCTGCAGGGCCGCTCAGGAAGGAGGGAGCGGTGCAGTCTCAGAGAAATacaagaggaggaggaagagcgagcgagGTTTTCTGCGCTGGCCTGTAGCCTGGCGCGGGCTGCGCGCGAGGGCGatagaagagaggagacaggcggaagacgccCCTTCGAAGGACCAGGAAGACGGCTGGGAGAGGAGCAACGCGAGCGGccaggaagcagagaaaggtcGGCCGGGGCGCCTCTCGGCAGCCTGCtgcggaaacgaggaagagaggaaacgagaacgcCAGGTGACTTGGCCGCGGATAAAGAGACAcgagcggagaaggcgctgaGACCAACGGCGAGAGGCCCCGAAggagcgcgggagagagagcggacgcAAAAGCAAGAGACGGtaaagagggagaagagcgctgAGCGAAATCCCGCAGAGgctgtggagacgcaggaaggcaATGAGCTGCCAATCTGGTCCAGTCAGTTCGATGTCTTGACCTG GAACCTAGATGGgctcgacgaggcggcgctgcGTGTGCGGACTTCGGCGGTGATTTCGACTGTCCGGGCGCTTCGCCCCGCAGTTGTGATGTTTCAGGAAGTCgttgcggcgtctctccatctcctctcttcccacCTCGCGCCGCTCTACCACATCTAcacgccttcttcttccctcggcgacgcagcgTCGTCACTGCTCTACGAGATGGAGCGCGCGCAGCAGCACGCCTTGGCGGCGCCGTCGTCTGGGCCctccgcgcctccgctcGGGTGTCCGTATTTCTGCGTCTTGATGCTGTGCAAAGAGCAAATGTTGCCTCTCGACGTGGAGCAAGGCGCGCTAACTGAGTGGTTTCCAGGGAGTCAAATGGGGCGACACTTGCTCGGCATCGTGGCTGCGCCGATGAGCTGGCCAGATGACCGCCTGCTGTTCCTCACCTCGCACCTCGAGTCGATAAAGGAATACCGAGACGAGCGATTGCGGCAGTTCCGCCGGTGCATGCAAGTGGTCACGCGCAGCTTTGCCCACGTCTGTGAAGAGGAGGGAtgcacagaaggcgaagcggcgggAGGGGGAacgcgaggggaaagaaccgagaggaaggccaggaagagcggggacgacggagaggaccCGCCAACCGCGTTGCATCCAGCGTTCGCCGCGGTCTTTGGCGGCGACACGAATCTCCGGGATTCAGAGCTGGCAGAAGCGGAGGGCGATTtagcgcgagggagaagggagaaactTTCCGGAGCACGACCAAAGACGGAGAGTCAAGAGAAGCAGGGAGCGGGACGAACGAGTGCGAACAGCGGGAGTGGAAGGCGActcggcgaagacgaaaaaggagcgACGCCGACAGTCCCCCGCAGCGTCCGAGACGTCTGGGAAGTCCTGGGCAGACCCGACGAGTGTAGGTACACGTGGGACATGCTCAGAAACGACAACAAACAAATGAAATGGCGCCCCAGACTTCGCTTTGACCGTTTCTACTGGTGGAGCCCGCGTCCGCGCTCTTCGACTTTGCAGGTTCGCGTGGCCACGGAAGGCCAGAGGGGGAAGCCTGGGATATCTCCCGGGGCGGTGACGCGCAGCGACTCCGAGGTccgcgcctcgtcttcgtcttccgcttctcttcacCGGTGTGAACGAGCGAAGGACGAAGCATCACACGCTTCGTCTCGTGCagcagagggaaagggacCTCTGACGTGGGCTCCTcaggcgcttcgcctcgttGGCGTCAATCGCCTGCCGATGTGCGGCCGATTCCCCAGCGACCACTTtggtcttctcgcgcggTTCCGTCGAGGGACGGTGACAGATCTTAGGTAG